One window of Chryseobacterium sp. JJR-5R genomic DNA carries:
- the htpG gene encoding molecular chaperone HtpG, which yields MTKGNINVSVENIFPLIKKFLYSDHEIFLRELISNATDATLKLKHLTGIGEAKTEYGNPKIEVKIDQENKTLRIIDQGIGMTAEEVEKYINQVAFSGAEEFLEKYKDTAKDSGIIGHFGLGFYSAFMVAEKVEIVTKSYKDAPAVRWICDGSPEFTLEETADKTERGTEIILYIAEDSTEFLEEGKIRELLLKYNKFMPVPIKFGTKTHTLPLPEDAAEDAVAETEEVDNIINNPTPAWTIAPSELTTEDYMKFYHELYPMQFEEPLFNIHLNVDYPFNLTGVLFFPKLNNSLNIEKDKIQLYQNQVFVTDEVKGIVPDFLMLLRGVIDSPDIPLNVSRSYLQADGAVKKISSYITKKVADKMSSLINENREDYEQKWNDIKVVIEYGIITEEKFAEKADKFTLYPTTDGKYFLWNELEEKIKPSQTDKDGKLVILYASNADEQHSYIQSAKDKGYEVLLFDSPIIPHVIQKLESSKDNVSFVRVDADHINNLIKKDEPVISKLTETEKESLKKNVEEAVNDKKFTVQLEDLDSTDAPFTITQPEFMRRMKDMQATGGGGGMFGMGGFPEMYNLVVNSNSEFADQILKTENAEEKESLIKYAVDLAKLSQNLLKGKDLTDFIQRSYQKLK from the coding sequence ATGACTAAAGGAAATATCAATGTATCTGTGGAAAATATTTTTCCGCTTATCAAAAAATTTCTTTACAGTGACCACGAAATCTTTTTAAGAGAACTGATCTCCAATGCAACGGATGCTACTTTAAAATTAAAGCACCTGACAGGCATCGGGGAAGCAAAAACGGAGTACGGAAACCCGAAGATTGAAGTTAAGATAGATCAGGAAAATAAAACGCTTCGCATCATTGACCAGGGAATCGGGATGACGGCTGAAGAGGTTGAAAAATACATCAATCAGGTAGCATTTTCGGGTGCTGAAGAATTCCTGGAAAAATATAAAGATACGGCTAAAGATTCAGGAATTATCGGGCATTTCGGGCTTGGATTCTATTCTGCCTTCATGGTTGCAGAAAAAGTGGAAATCGTAACAAAATCTTATAAAGATGCACCGGCTGTTCGCTGGATCTGCGACGGCAGCCCGGAATTTACGCTGGAAGAAACAGCGGATAAAACGGAAAGAGGAACTGAAATTATCCTTTACATTGCAGAAGATTCCACAGAGTTCCTGGAAGAAGGAAAGATCCGTGAGCTGTTACTGAAATACAACAAATTCATGCCGGTTCCGATCAAATTCGGAACTAAAACCCACACGCTGCCATTGCCGGAAGATGCTGCCGAAGATGCAGTAGCAGAAACGGAGGAAGTAGACAATATCATCAACAACCCTACTCCGGCATGGACAATTGCTCCGAGTGAGCTTACGACTGAGGATTATATGAAGTTCTACCATGAGTTGTACCCAATGCAGTTTGAGGAGCCTTTGTTCAATATCCATCTGAATGTTGACTATCCTTTTAACTTAACCGGGGTATTATTCTTCCCGAAACTGAACAACAGCCTCAACATTGAAAAAGACAAAATCCAGCTGTACCAAAACCAGGTTTTCGTAACGGATGAAGTAAAAGGTATCGTTCCGGATTTCTTAATGCTTCTTCGCGGTGTAATCGATTCTCCGGATATTCCGCTGAATGTTTCCCGTTCGTATCTACAGGCAGATGGTGCGGTTAAGAAAATTTCTTCTTACATCACCAAGAAAGTGGCCGACAAAATGTCTTCCCTGATCAATGAAAACCGTGAGGACTATGAACAGAAATGGAATGATATTAAAGTGGTCATCGAATACGGCATTATCACCGAAGAAAAGTTTGCGGAAAAAGCCGATAAATTTACGCTTTACCCGACTACTGACGGAAAATATTTCCTATGGAACGAGTTAGAGGAAAAGATCAAGCCTAGCCAGACGGATAAGGACGGTAAGCTGGTTATTCTTTACGCTTCCAATGCTGACGAACAGCACAGTTATATCCAGTCGGCAAAGGATAAAGGCTATGAAGTACTGCTTTTTGATTCCCCGATTATCCCGCACGTTATCCAGAAACTGGAAAGTTCAAAAGACAACGTTTCATTTGTAAGAGTTGATGCAGACCACATCAATAACCTGATTAAAAAAGACGAGCCTGTTATTTCCAAATTAACGGAAACGGAAAAAGAATCCCTGAAAAAGAATGTGGAAGAAGCGGTAAATGATAAAAAGTTCACCGTTCAGCTGGAAGACCTTGACAGCACGGATGCCCCGTTTACCATCACCCAACCCGAATTTATGAGAAGGATGAAGGATATGCAGGCTACCGGAGGCGGAGGCGGTATGTTCGGCATGGGCGGTTTCCCTGAGATGTATAATCTGGTAGTGAACTCCAACAGTGAATTTGCGGATCAGATTCTGAAAACCGAAAATGCAGAAGAAAAAGAAAGCCTGATTAAATATGCCGTAGACCTGGCTAAACTTTCCCAGAATTTACTGAAAGGTAAAGATCTGACGGATTTTATCCAGAGAAGCTACCAGAAGCTTAAATAA